One genomic segment of uncultured Ilyobacter sp. includes these proteins:
- the selD gene encoding selenide, water dikinase SelD — protein sequence MKFPSNECSVGGCACKMGPAVLSKLLSTLPTIEDKNLIVGYENSDDASVYKLTDDLAMIQTLDFFAPMINDPYIFGQVAAANALSDVYAMGGEPKTAMNIVCFPEKMDISYLGEILRGGAEKVAEAGAILSGGHTIHDEKIKYGLSVTGLIHPDKILKNYGAKEGDTLILTKPLGAGIIATAYSVGEASDDAVDKLLENMTTLNKYSMDIIREYPVNACTDITGFGFLGHAFEMAGGSEKTFVLEKELIPYMEEAKGYAKEFYITSGGQKNRNHLGDRVLFNDVPFWLQEILFDPQTSGGLLFSVSSEYSEEVIDKLNKLRIKSSIVGRVTEKQEQTIIVE from the coding sequence ATGAAATTTCCATCAAATGAATGTTCTGTAGGAGGCTGTGCCTGTAAAATGGGTCCTGCCGTCCTTTCAAAATTACTTTCTACTCTTCCTACCATAGAAGATAAAAACCTCATCGTGGGATACGAAAACTCAGATGATGCATCGGTATACAAGCTCACCGATGATTTAGCTATGATACAAACACTGGATTTTTTTGCACCTATGATAAACGACCCATATATATTTGGTCAGGTGGCAGCTGCAAACGCCTTGAGTGATGTCTATGCCATGGGTGGAGAACCCAAAACTGCCATGAACATCGTATGTTTTCCTGAAAAAATGGATATCTCCTATCTCGGTGAGATATTGAGGGGGGGAGCCGAAAAGGTCGCTGAAGCCGGAGCTATTCTTAGTGGTGGGCACACCATCCACGATGAAAAGATAAAATACGGCCTTTCTGTAACTGGACTTATCCATCCAGATAAAATTTTAAAAAATTATGGTGCTAAGGAAGGGGACACACTTATTCTTACAAAACCTTTAGGGGCAGGTATTATCGCAACTGCCTACAGTGTAGGAGAGGCTTCTGATGATGCAGTGGACAAACTCTTAGAAAACATGACTACCCTCAATAAATACTCTATGGATATAATAAGAGAATATCCTGTAAATGCCTGTACTGACATAACAGGCTTTGGTTTCCTAGGGCATGCCTTTGAGATGGCCGGTGGCTCAGAGAAGACCTTTGTTCTAGAAAAAGAACTAATTCCATATATGGAAGAAGCAAAAGGTTATGCAAAGGAGTTTTACATAACAAGCGGAGGACAAAAAAACAGAAATCACTTGGGAGACAGAGTCCTATTTAACGATGTACCTTTTTGGCTTCAGGAGATTCTATTTGACCCGCAGACTTCAGGAGGACTCTTATTTTCAGTAAGTAGTGAGTACTCTGAAGAAGTAATAGATAAGCTCAACAAACTCAGGATAAAATCATCCATTGTAGGTAGAGTTACTGAAAAACAAGAACAGACCATTATTGTAGAATAG
- a CDS encoding FAD-dependent oxidoreductase: MNEKSEYLIIGNGIAGISAAVTLRNKDNEGKITVVTKSPKPFYYRIRLVEYLAGKTEFEKLIAYGEGFYLDKNIEVKLDTEVTDIDSENKKVTFEDGSSMEYNKLLLATGARPRYPDIKGIKEKKWVLKFRGVNDSDEIANHVEICEKVAVLGGGLLGIETAFSLFNLGKNVTVIETAPRLLPRQLDEEGSRILQKILEEKGINFILGKNVEEILGEDCVEGIRFDDGEIFEVKSLVLSAGITPRLELAESAGVEVNRGIVVNEYMETSIKDIYAAGDSIEFQGTLYGLWIPAKEQGDVAGSNMAGEKSKYNPISSETRLKVSGISFFSGGDIEPMGANIYKYNKDGIYRKFFVRDEKIVGAILLGDPKTSMKAGGFIKNRESTDVIYGLYE, encoded by the coding sequence TTGAACGAAAAATCAGAATATTTAATAATAGGAAACGGGATTGCCGGCATATCTGCAGCAGTAACTCTTAGAAATAAAGATAATGAAGGTAAAATAACAGTGGTGACAAAATCTCCTAAACCTTTTTACTACAGAATAAGACTCGTCGAATATCTTGCTGGCAAGACGGAATTTGAAAAACTTATCGCATATGGTGAGGGATTTTATTTAGATAAAAATATTGAGGTAAAGCTAGATACGGAAGTTACAGATATTGATTCAGAAAATAAAAAAGTTACCTTTGAGGACGGAAGCTCTATGGAATACAATAAACTCCTTCTAGCAACAGGTGCAAGGCCTAGATACCCTGATATAAAAGGTATCAAAGAAAAAAAATGGGTCTTAAAGTTTCGTGGTGTGAATGACAGTGATGAGATAGCAAACCATGTGGAGATCTGTGAAAAGGTCGCCGTTCTAGGAGGAGGACTCTTAGGTATAGAGACAGCCTTCTCACTATTTAATCTCGGAAAAAATGTTACTGTCATAGAGACTGCTCCTAGGCTTCTACCTAGGCAGTTAGATGAAGAGGGATCTCGTATACTCCAAAAAATCCTAGAAGAAAAAGGAATAAATTTTATCCTTGGAAAAAATGTCGAGGAGATACTAGGCGAAGATTGCGTAGAAGGGATAAGATTTGATGACGGTGAGATCTTCGAGGTAAAAAGTTTGGTTCTCTCTGCAGGGATCACTCCGAGACTAGAGTTGGCAGAAAGTGCAGGAGTAGAAGTCAACAGAGGGATAGTTGTGAATGAATATATGGAAACCAGCATAAAAGATATCTATGCTGCAGGAGATAGTATCGAATTTCAAGGAACCCTCTACGGGCTCTGGATACCAGCAAAGGAACAGGGAGATGTAGCCGGAAGTAATATGGCCGGAGAAAAATCCAAGTATAACCCTATAAGTTCCGAGACCAGGCTCAAGGTATCTGGGATCTCATTCTTTTCAGGGGGTGATATAGAACCTATGGGAGCAAACATTTACAAATATAATAAAGACGGTATCTACAGAAAATTCTTTGTACGTGATGAAAAAATAGTAGGAGCTATCCTCTTAGGAGATCCTAAAACATCCATGAAGGCCGGAGGATTTATCAAAAACCGTGAATCTACAGATGTGATTTACGGACTTTATGAATAG
- the pap gene encoding polyphosphate:AMP phosphotransferase, with the protein MFDFESCLKIGKGEYKRMMEPLIIKMGKLQREAKTKKIPVLIILEGLDASGKGAVMNELLMALDPRGYKVYSNNKDTEEELLRPFFWKFWKNLPGEGEIAVFDRSWYFSVIKNLNDMNKKEYKRRCQEIMDTETLLRNGKTSIIKFFLFISKEEQKKRFKKLDKNPSTSWRVTKEDWESNKNYDEILEQYEKLLDNTGNEKGVWNIVCSEDIDSAKVQIFQRTVAFLEKSIEQSGQDTLEMIPLKEKSFSLDSVNLVKSISRREYKKKLKKYKEKLMELEHEIYEKRIPVVLAYEGWDAAGKGGNIKRTVDRLDPRGYDVIPIAAPNDIEKKHHYMWRFWKDFPKGGHITIFDRTWYGRVLVERVEGFCKEEEWHRAYHEINSIESQWSDDGAVILKFWLHISKDEQLRRFKGREKTSYKNWKITEEDWRNREKWDLYKDAVEDMITMTSTENSEWHVIPGNSKRYARLKVMEIIIEELEKALKKREK; encoded by the coding sequence ATGTTTGATTTTGAAAGCTGTCTTAAGATTGGAAAAGGGGAGTATAAGAGGATGATGGAGCCTCTTATCATAAAAATGGGGAAACTTCAGAGAGAGGCAAAGACAAAAAAAATTCCAGTTCTTATTATTTTGGAAGGCCTGGATGCTTCTGGTAAGGGTGCTGTGATGAATGAGCTCCTTATGGCACTAGATCCTAGAGGATATAAAGTCTATTCAAATAATAAAGATACTGAAGAGGAACTTCTAAGACCATTTTTTTGGAAATTTTGGAAAAATCTTCCTGGTGAAGGGGAGATAGCTGTTTTTGACAGAAGCTGGTATTTTTCTGTGATCAAGAACCTGAATGATATGAATAAAAAAGAATATAAACGAAGGTGTCAAGAGATAATGGATACTGAAACCCTTTTACGAAACGGGAAAACCTCGATAATAAAATTTTTTCTTTTTATTTCAAAAGAGGAACAGAAGAAAAGGTTTAAGAAGCTAGACAAAAATCCATCCACCTCCTGGAGGGTAACTAAAGAGGACTGGGAGAGTAATAAAAATTATGATGAAATTTTGGAGCAGTATGAAAAGCTTCTAGACAATACAGGGAATGAGAAGGGTGTGTGGAATATAGTTTGCTCTGAAGATATTGATAGTGCCAAGGTTCAGATATTTCAAAGAACGGTAGCTTTTTTGGAGAAAAGCATAGAACAGTCCGGACAAGATACTCTAGAGATGATTCCTCTGAAAGAGAAAAGCTTTTCTCTAGACAGCGTAAACCTAGTAAAATCAATAAGCAGAAGAGAGTACAAGAAAAAACTTAAAAAGTACAAAGAAAAGCTCATGGAATTGGAACACGAGATATATGAAAAAAGGATCCCTGTTGTCCTAGCCTATGAGGGGTGGGATGCAGCTGGAAAAGGAGGGAATATAAAAAGAACTGTAGATAGGTTAGATCCTAGAGGATATGATGTTATCCCTATAGCGGCTCCAAATGACATAGAAAAAAAGCACCATTACATGTGGAGATTTTGGAAAGATTTTCCAAAGGGAGGTCATATCACAATATTTGACAGAACATGGTATGGAAGAGTTCTTGTGGAAAGGGTAGAGGGGTTCTGCAAAGAGGAGGAGTGGCACAGGGCTTATCACGAGATAAACTCTATAGAATCCCAGTGGTCAGATGACGGAGCTGTGATACTAAAATTCTGGTTGCACATAAGTAAGGATGAACAGTTAAGACGTTTTAAGGGGAGAGAGAAAACATCATACAAAAATTGGAAGATAACTGAGGAGGACTGGAGAAATAGAGAGAAGTGGGACCTTTATAAAGATGCTGTGGAGGACATGATAACTATGACATCCACAGAAAATTCAGAATGGCATGTCATTCCTGGAAATTCCAAACGTTATGCCAGGTTAAAGGTGATGGAAATAATAATTGAAGAGTTGGAAAAGGCACTGAAAAAAAGGGAGAAATAA
- a CDS encoding Ppx/GppA phosphatase family protein translates to MKKIGIIDIGSNSIRLVIFRISPAKNFSVIEDVKESVRLGEGVNETGKLKVKKIDLAYHTLKIFKGICDQNETDEIIAFATAAVRNASNSHRLIEKVEKELQMEIKIFTGEEEAYYSLLGATNTLDISEGLLIDMGGASTELVWFKKRRVHKWVSLNFGSVTLAQVANVKERLSDYAEKKLAKYVLDEYEKVPWLKELGDIPLVGVGGTIRNMAKVHSDMCEYPLNILHDYSLKDGDVNEIFEHIKRKNYLSKLEIRGLSKSRADIFTGALCAVVELLKFTGLEMVVISGSGIREGVLYQRLNEYGKQVDNVFENSLSDVMEHFDLSKERGERVYQIFMKIFESMKPLHGIPEVEDKVIRTASYLGRVGVNINYYDNPLHSFYMIINSGLKGIKHRKLLMAALIVSQQDKFNDMAKNYRSILGKKDIGIMEKLSVMLRISKIFNRVFLLDSDRLSVEVGDESVTFHIENEDLLDVQISRVLMSGKRFREVFGRQLIVTKKKTD, encoded by the coding sequence ATGAAAAAGATAGGAATTATAGATATAGGCTCAAACTCTATAAGGCTTGTTATTTTTAGGATTTCTCCTGCCAAAAATTTCTCTGTAATTGAAGATGTGAAGGAGAGTGTACGGCTAGGAGAGGGAGTAAACGAAACTGGAAAACTGAAGGTAAAAAAAATAGATCTGGCATACCACACACTAAAGATATTTAAAGGAATATGTGATCAAAATGAAACCGATGAAATCATAGCTTTTGCAACGGCTGCAGTGAGGAATGCTTCAAACTCTCACCGTCTGATAGAAAAGGTGGAAAAAGAGCTTCAAATGGAGATAAAAATTTTTACAGGTGAGGAAGAGGCCTATTATTCTCTTTTGGGGGCGACAAACACCTTAGATATAAGTGAGGGTCTCCTTATAGATATGGGCGGAGCAAGTACGGAGCTGGTATGGTTTAAAAAACGGAGGGTCCACAAATGGGTCAGTCTCAACTTTGGGTCGGTTACCCTCGCTCAAGTGGCCAACGTAAAGGAAAGACTCTCTGATTATGCAGAGAAAAAACTAGCTAAATATGTATTAGATGAATATGAAAAGGTTCCGTGGCTGAAAGAACTAGGAGACATACCTCTTGTAGGAGTCGGTGGAACTATAAGAAATATGGCAAAGGTGCACTCTGACATGTGTGAATATCCCCTTAATATTCTTCACGACTACAGCCTAAAGGATGGGGATGTAAATGAGATATTTGAACATATTAAGAGAAAAAATTATTTGAGTAAGCTTGAGATCAGGGGACTTTCCAAATCCAGGGCGGATATTTTTACAGGGGCCCTGTGTGCAGTGGTGGAACTTTTGAAGTTTACAGGCCTAGAAATGGTAGTAATAAGCGGTTCCGGTATAAGAGAGGGAGTTTTGTATCAGAGGCTCAATGAATACGGGAAACAAGTGGATAATGTTTTCGAAAACTCTCTTTCAGATGTGATGGAGCATTTTGATCTATCTAAAGAAAGAGGGGAGAGGGTCTATCAAATATTCATGAAGATATTTGAGAGCATGAAGCCTCTTCACGGTATACCAGAAGTAGAAGATAAGGTTATAAGAACGGCTTCATATCTAGGCAGAGTGGGGGTCAATATAAACTATTATGACAATCCTCTTCACTCCTTTTATATGATAATTAACTCTGGACTCAAGGGGATAAAACACAGAAAACTTCTGATGGCTGCTCTAATAGTCTCACAACAGGACAAGTTTAACGATATGGCTAAAAATTATAGAAGTATACTGGGTAAAAAAGATATAGGGATAATGGAGAAGCTTTCGGTCATGCTCAGGATCTCAAAGATATTTAACAGAGTGTTTTTGCTAGACAGTGATAGGCTGAGTGTAGAAGTAGGAGATGAAAGTGTTACTTTTCATATAGAAAATGAGGACCTCCTAGATGTACAGATAAGCAGAGTGCTAATGTCTGGTAAAAGATTTAGAGAGGTCTTTGGAAGACAGCTCATAGTTACCAAGAAAAAGACAGATTGA
- a CDS encoding ATP-binding protein: MQKEYFQEIFNNVLSAMVLINNKGEITYINNEFCKLFGYNSKESVGRVLSELISPDSDGKEVKENIERIKNGEQILKEVVRQSKNGDLIELVVIGSPIIIKGKHVASSVVFSDMTERKENQIKLEKANRELKEATSRLIHTERITALGELTSSIAHELNQPLNNMKIVCQDILRDVAKDRLDVETIPESIEDMEEQINKMARIIDHMRIFTRRLDSTMNMEKMDINDPVKNMFLLIGEQLRMKNIITVKNLNDGLPKIWGSSIGLEQIFTNILINARHALEEGECRDKKIEIESFMNGENEVSVSIRNNGGLIPMEIKERIFEPFFTTKEPGKGTGLGLSISKKIIEEHNGRIEIEDEGDWTKFIVTLPALTEKEEK; this comes from the coding sequence ATGCAAAAGGAATATTTTCAAGAAATTTTTAATAATGTTTTATCTGCAATGGTACTCATCAATAACAAGGGAGAGATCACTTATATAAATAATGAGTTTTGTAAACTATTCGGATATAATTCCAAAGAATCTGTGGGACGTGTGTTGTCTGAGCTTATATCTCCAGATAGTGATGGGAAAGAGGTAAAGGAAAATATTGAGAGAATCAAAAATGGTGAGCAGATTCTAAAAGAAGTGGTTCGTCAGAGTAAAAATGGTGATCTTATTGAGCTGGTGGTAATAGGTTCGCCGATAATCATAAAAGGTAAGCATGTGGCATCAAGTGTTGTATTCAGTGATATGACTGAACGTAAAGAAAATCAGATAAAATTGGAAAAAGCAAACAGAGAGCTGAAAGAAGCGACCTCCAGATTGATCCACACCGAGAGGATAACAGCTCTTGGGGAGCTTACGTCGAGCATTGCCCATGAACTTAATCAACCGCTTAATAATATGAAGATTGTATGTCAGGATATCTTGAGAGACGTGGCAAAGGACAGACTAGATGTGGAAACAATACCTGAAAGTATAGAGGATATGGAAGAGCAGATCAATAAGATGGCGAGAATAATAGACCATATGAGGATTTTTACGAGACGTCTTGACAGTACGATGAATATGGAAAAAATGGATATAAATGATCCGGTAAAAAATATGTTTCTTCTAATAGGGGAACAGCTGAGAATGAAAAATATTATTACAGTAAAAAATCTGAATGACGGGTTGCCAAAAATATGGGGGAGTTCCATAGGTCTAGAACAGATATTTACCAATATCTTAATAAACGCCAGGCACGCCTTAGAAGAGGGAGAGTGCAGAGATAAAAAAATTGAGATAGAGAGTTTTATGAACGGAGAAAACGAGGTATCTGTGTCCATAAGAAATAACGGAGGACTCATACCGATGGAGATAAAAGAGAGAATATTTGAACCGTTTTTTACAACCAAAGAACCAGGAAAAGGTACAGGTCTCGGTCTCAGTATTTCCAAAAAAATAATAGAAGAGCATAATGGAAGAATTGAAATAGAAGATGAGGGGGATTGGACGAAATTTATCGTTACACTGCCTGCCTTGACGGAAAAAGAGGAGAAATAA